The Streptomyces sp. NBC_00344 genome includes a window with the following:
- a CDS encoding family 2 encapsulin nanocompartment cargo protein polyprenyl transferase: MTSTDAATEGHEAAALLEHTRAVVDPELRAALQTLPRPLRRIAMYHFGWEHADGTPAAGQAGKAIRPALVLAAVQAVGGNTGRAVGAAAAVELAHNFTLLHDDVIDRDTTRRHRATAWTVFGIPDAIVVGDAMQALALRLLADDGHPAAVAAAGRLATCVIELCAGQHSDCAFETRDDVSLAECLTMAEAKTGALLGCACAIGALYGGAGPEEAAAMDAFGREAGLAFQLIDDLIGIWGEPATTGKPAGADLAAHKKSLPVVAALASGTAAAAELAELYRGPLDAEGIRRAADAVDRAGGRDWAQTEAADRMARALGHLSRAVPDLTAAGGLLSLAEYVTRRSR; this comes from the coding sequence ATGACCAGTACGGACGCCGCCACGGAAGGCCATGAGGCCGCGGCGCTCCTCGAACACACCCGCGCCGTCGTCGACCCCGAGCTGCGCGCCGCTCTCCAAACCCTTCCCAGGCCGCTGCGCCGTATCGCCATGTACCACTTCGGCTGGGAGCACGCCGACGGCACCCCTGCCGCAGGACAGGCGGGCAAGGCGATCAGACCGGCCCTCGTCCTCGCTGCCGTGCAGGCGGTCGGCGGCAACACCGGACGGGCGGTCGGAGCGGCCGCCGCCGTGGAGTTGGCGCACAACTTCACGCTGCTGCACGACGACGTCATCGACCGGGACACCACCCGCAGACACCGTGCCACCGCCTGGACGGTTTTCGGTATACCCGACGCGATCGTCGTCGGTGACGCGATGCAGGCACTTGCCCTGCGGCTGCTCGCCGATGACGGGCACCCCGCCGCCGTCGCCGCTGCCGGGCGGCTCGCGACCTGCGTCATCGAGCTCTGCGCCGGGCAGCATTCGGACTGCGCCTTCGAGACCCGTGACGATGTCTCGCTGGCCGAATGCCTGACCATGGCCGAGGCCAAGACCGGTGCGCTGCTGGGCTGCGCCTGTGCGATCGGCGCGCTGTACGGTGGCGCCGGCCCCGAGGAAGCCGCGGCCATGGACGCCTTCGGGCGGGAGGCCGGGCTGGCCTTCCAGCTGATCGACGATCTGATCGGGATCTGGGGAGAGCCCGCCACTACGGGCAAGCCGGCCGGGGCGGATCTCGCCGCGCACAAGAAGTCGCTGCCGGTGGTCGCCGCGCTGGCCTCGGGCACCGCGGCGGCCGCCGAGCTCGCCGAGCTGTACCGGGGGCCACTGGACGCGGAGGGTATCCGGCGGGCCGCTGACGCGGTCGACCGGGCGGGCGGCCGGGACTGGGCTCAGACCGAGGCGGCCGACCGGATGGCGCGCGCCCTCGGTCACCTCTCCCGAGCGGTCCCCGATCTCACCGCGGCCGGCGGGCTGCTCTCCCTGGCGGAGTACGTCACGCGGCGCAGCCGCTGA
- a CDS encoding GNAT family N-acetyltransferase yields MGVAIRQAGTGDREALVRLLDEAFMQDPVSSWVFPDEAHRRRVHGKFLGVFIDMTLTEGRVDLAEDGSAMALWLDVPAGLPEEEDDTPARMREIADPENERAEQVGRLMGKVHPHDRAHAYLLMIGVTPEHQGEGLGTALMAPVLERCDREGVPAYLEASSARSRRLYERLGFAFMGTAVQLPEGPQMWPMWREPRG; encoded by the coding sequence ATGGGCGTGGCGATACGACAGGCGGGCACCGGCGACCGTGAGGCGCTCGTACGGCTGCTGGACGAGGCCTTTATGCAGGACCCGGTGAGCAGCTGGGTCTTCCCCGATGAGGCACACCGCAGAAGGGTGCACGGGAAGTTCCTCGGAGTCTTCATCGATATGACCCTCACCGAGGGGAGGGTGGATCTGGCAGAGGACGGTTCGGCGATGGCCCTCTGGCTCGACGTTCCCGCCGGTCTGCCCGAAGAGGAGGACGACACTCCCGCCCGGATGCGGGAGATCGCCGATCCGGAGAATGAACGGGCTGAGCAGGTGGGCCGGTTGATGGGCAAGGTCCATCCGCACGACCGGGCGCACGCCTATCTGCTGATGATCGGGGTGACCCCGGAGCACCAGGGTGAGGGCCTTGGCACGGCACTGATGGCGCCGGTGCTCGAGCGCTGCGACCGCGAAGGCGTCCCCGCCTATCTGGAGGCGAGCAGCGCACGGAGCCGACGCCTCTATGAGCGGCTCGGTTTCGCCTTCATGGGCACCGCCGTCCAACTGCCCGAAGGGCCTCAGATGTGGCCGATGTGGCGTGAGCCGCGAGGCTGA
- a CDS encoding LysR family transcriptional regulator — protein sequence MSERATSPESGQRPLPDLQSLQLLVMVAETGSLGRAAARLLISQPSASARMRTLERRLGLHLLDRSTAGSRLTPAGAVVTDWARAVVEQAAALVEGAAALRSRQDDRLQVAASLTIAEELMPGWLVTLRDSAPQAHVGLTVTNSWGVIEALRRTECDLGFVEGPRVPDDLHRSAVGHDRLAVVVSPGHPWAHRRSALTGRELADMPLLLREAGSGTRETLERALRPYDGIAVPVLELGSTAPLRSAAARGLAPAVLSALAVREDLDNGRLVEVEVDPAVRLHRVLHAVWPKGRELPEPALHLLRAVRGGQRGAPQPGEAP from the coding sequence ATGAGTGAGCGTGCCACGTCCCCGGAGTCCGGACAGCGCCCGCTGCCCGACCTGCAGTCGCTGCAGTTGCTCGTGATGGTGGCGGAAACCGGCAGCCTGGGCCGGGCCGCCGCCAGGCTGCTGATCAGCCAGCCGTCGGCCAGTGCCCGGATGCGCACGCTGGAACGCCGCCTCGGCCTGCACCTTCTCGACCGCTCGACCGCCGGTTCCCGGCTCACCCCGGCCGGGGCCGTGGTCACCGACTGGGCCAGGGCTGTGGTCGAGCAGGCAGCCGCGCTGGTGGAAGGCGCTGCCGCACTGCGGTCACGGCAGGACGACCGGCTGCAGGTGGCTGCCAGTCTGACCATCGCTGAGGAGCTGATGCCGGGCTGGCTGGTCACCCTGCGGGACAGTGCGCCACAGGCACATGTCGGGCTGACGGTGACCAACAGCTGGGGTGTCATCGAGGCGCTGCGCCGTACCGAATGCGACCTGGGTTTCGTCGAGGGCCCCCGGGTCCCGGACGACCTGCACCGCTCCGCGGTGGGACATGACCGGCTCGCGGTCGTGGTGTCTCCCGGCCATCCCTGGGCGCACCGCCGCAGCGCGCTGACCGGACGCGAACTGGCCGACATGCCTCTGCTCCTGCGTGAGGCGGGTTCCGGCACCAGGGAAACGCTCGAGCGGGCACTGCGCCCCTACGACGGCATCGCGGTCCCGGTCCTCGAACTCGGCTCCACCGCACCGCTGCGCAGCGCTGCCGCCCGCGGACTCGCTCCCGCCGTGCTCTCCGCACTCGCCGTGCGCGAGGACCTGGACAACGGGCGTCTGGTCGAGGTCGAGGTCGACCCCGCGGTCCGCCTGCACCGGGTACTGCACGCCGTCTGGCCCAAGGGCCGTGAACTTCCCGAACCCGCGCTGCATCTGCTGCGGGCGGTCAGGGGCGGCCAGCGCGGGGCTCCCCAACCGGGGGAGGCACCGTAG
- a CDS encoding SDR family oxidoreductase, with product MKFAVIGGTGLIGSQVVKNLNADGHEAVPHSLSTGVDVITGKGLDEAVAGADVVVNLTNSPTFDEASAAFFQASMDNLLAAARKGGAGHFVILSIVGTDQVPELDYYRAKALQESILTAGPIPYSIVRATQFMEFMDAVLSWTADGDTVRLPATPIQPIASKDVAGAVAEVAAGAPLNGIRNIAGPEVFTLDELGRITLSHKGDNRTVVTDPTAGMFGVVKGDVLTDEDAHLAPSRYTDWLS from the coding sequence ATGAAGTTCGCAGTCATCGGCGGTACCGGACTGATCGGGTCCCAGGTCGTCAAGAATCTGAACGCCGACGGCCATGAGGCGGTACCGCACTCGCTGTCCACCGGAGTCGACGTCATCACCGGCAAGGGACTGGACGAGGCAGTGGCGGGAGCCGACGTCGTCGTCAACCTGACGAACTCCCCGACCTTCGACGAAGCCTCCGCGGCCTTCTTCCAGGCCTCGATGGACAACCTTCTGGCCGCAGCCCGCAAGGGCGGCGCCGGCCACTTCGTCATCCTCTCGATCGTCGGCACGGATCAGGTGCCGGAGCTGGACTACTACCGGGCCAAGGCGCTCCAGGAGAGCATCCTCACGGCCGGTCCGATCCCCTATTCGATCGTCCGGGCGACGCAGTTCATGGAGTTCATGGACGCCGTCCTGTCCTGGACCGCCGACGGCGACACCGTCCGGCTGCCCGCCACGCCGATCCAGCCGATCGCCTCCAAGGACGTGGCCGGCGCGGTGGCGGAGGTCGCCGCGGGTGCCCCACTGAACGGCATTCGCAACATTGCCGGCCCCGAGGTGTTCACCCTGGACGAGCTGGGCCGGATCACCCTGTCCCACAAGGGCGACAACCGCACCGTCGTCACCGATCCCACCGCCGGCATGTTCGGCGTCGTCAAGGGCGACGTCCTCACCGACGAGGACGCCCACCTCGCCCCCAGCCGCTATACCGACTGGCTCTCCTGA
- a CDS encoding DUF6304 family protein, which produces MTPQSWAGWYRDSHGSDALVISAVEQQLHTRIRGVDYAGASFDSLEPVDGTRSEGVGPLSDCVLEWDMPLPVVAADSTAQQATLSCLLALRRPSTDLGVTLHYGGTSYVSGNDQGDFGAALALIQEQLPSGATLQVPFTAGV; this is translated from the coding sequence ATGACACCACAGTCATGGGCCGGCTGGTACCGGGACAGCCATGGATCAGATGCCCTTGTGATCAGCGCAGTCGAGCAGCAACTCCACACCCGGATCAGAGGTGTCGACTATGCGGGAGCGTCGTTCGACTCCCTCGAACCGGTGGATGGCACCCGGTCGGAGGGCGTCGGGCCGCTGAGCGACTGCGTCCTGGAGTGGGACATGCCGCTGCCGGTCGTAGCCGCCGACAGTACGGCCCAACAGGCCACACTCAGCTGTCTGCTGGCCCTGCGGCGGCCGTCCACCGACCTCGGAGTCACCCTCCACTACGGCGGCACGAGTTATGTGTCGGGCAACGACCAGGGCGACTTCGGAGCCGCGCTGGCCCTCATACAGGAACAGTTGCCCTCCGGAGCCACCCTCCAGGTGCCGTTCACGGCCGGTGTGTGA
- a CDS encoding 1-aminocyclopropane-1-carboxylate deaminase/D-cysteine desulfhydrase, giving the protein MPRGAPDPSRLRPALPSPLQPVDDGRFARHGVRLLLKRDDLIHPDLPGNKWRKLAPNLTAAAGRTVLTFGGAYSNHLRATAAAGRLLSFPTIGVVRGDELAGRPLNPSLARCAADGMRLYFVDRGAYRAKAVPAGLAGAGTYVVPEGGSNIPAVRGCADLGRELHGLADTVAVAVGTGGTIAGLAAGLAPGQRAIGFPVLRGDFLGKEVQALQRAAFGGRAGEWSLDDRFHFGGYARVTATLETFAADFEERHGLPVERLYVAKMLYGLMTLAAEGRFPPGTRVAAVITGQPVSSR; this is encoded by the coding sequence ATGCCTCGTGGAGCTCCGGATCCCTCCCGGCTGCGGCCCGCACTCCCGTCCCCGCTGCAGCCGGTCGACGACGGGCGCTTCGCCCGTCACGGGGTGCGGCTGCTGCTCAAACGCGACGATCTGATCCACCCGGATCTGCCCGGCAACAAGTGGCGGAAACTCGCCCCGAACCTGACGGCCGCGGCCGGCCGCACCGTTCTGACCTTCGGTGGCGCCTACTCCAACCATCTGCGGGCCACCGCGGCCGCCGGCCGGCTGCTCAGTTTCCCGACGATCGGCGTGGTCCGCGGGGACGAACTGGCCGGCCGGCCGCTCAACCCCTCACTCGCCCGGTGCGCCGCAGACGGTATGCGCCTGTATTTCGTGGACCGCGGGGCCTACCGGGCCAAGGCGGTCCCGGCCGGTCTGGCCGGCGCCGGGACATATGTGGTCCCCGAGGGCGGCAGCAACATTCCCGCCGTGCGGGGCTGCGCGGACCTGGGCAGGGAACTCCACGGCCTCGCGGACACCGTCGCGGTGGCCGTCGGCACCGGAGGCACCATCGCGGGCCTGGCGGCCGGCCTGGCCCCCGGGCAGCGGGCCATCGGGTTCCCGGTGCTCAGAGGTGACTTCCTCGGCAAGGAGGTGCAGGCGCTCCAGCGGGCCGCCTTCGGCGGGCGGGCCGGCGAATGGAGCCTCGACGACCGCTTCCACTTCGGCGGCTACGCCCGGGTCACCGCCACCCTCGAGACCTTCGCCGCCGACTTCGAGGAACGCCACGGGCTGCCCGTCGAGCGGCTCTACGTCGCCAAGATGCTGTACGGGCTGATGACGCTGGCCGCCGAGGGCCGATTCCCGCCCGGCACTCGCGTCGCGGCCGTCATCACGGGTCAGCCCGTCTCCTCCCGATAG
- a CDS encoding YeiH family protein: MANGTQQSLSPPAGHVPGRGSGRGESGAEPVRRNLPGLALAAVGLVLAEGAHALVPGVPMLTAAVVLGVVSAHVPGVHPLVRGRGRKGLALAGKHLMRAGIVLLGLKLSAGDVLGLGWPTVAMVSGVVLATFCGTWWLGRRLGLPGDQPLLIATGYAICGASAIGAVGGVLGREDDEEHARDMATSVALVTLCGTLAIAVLPLLRQPLGLDPVQFGRWVGAGVHDVGQVVATAQTAGPGALGEAVMVKLIRVAMLAPLVAGVTIAHRRRSAHGTGGRTQAQAARRPAPVPLFVLGFLAMTGLRSTGLVPAGALGAADTVQQLLLAAALFGLGCAVHLPSLGRSGVRTAVLGLASWVVVASAAYAGVLLTT, translated from the coding sequence ATGGCGAACGGCACTCAGCAGTCCCTCTCACCCCCCGCCGGACACGTGCCGGGGCGCGGTTCCGGCCGCGGCGAATCCGGAGCGGAACCGGTGCGCCGCAACCTCCCCGGCCTCGCACTGGCCGCCGTGGGTCTCGTACTTGCCGAAGGTGCTCACGCACTGGTGCCCGGTGTGCCGATGCTGACCGCGGCCGTGGTGCTCGGTGTCGTGTCCGCGCATGTCCCCGGGGTGCATCCGCTGGTGCGCGGCCGGGGCCGCAAGGGGCTCGCGCTGGCCGGGAAGCATCTGATGCGTGCGGGCATCGTGCTGCTGGGGCTGAAGCTGAGCGCCGGTGATGTGCTGGGCCTCGGCTGGCCGACCGTGGCCATGGTGTCCGGTGTGGTCCTCGCGACGTTCTGCGGGACATGGTGGCTCGGCCGCAGGCTGGGACTTCCCGGCGACCAGCCGCTGCTGATCGCCACCGGTTACGCGATCTGCGGAGCGTCGGCCATCGGTGCGGTCGGCGGCGTGCTCGGCAGGGAGGACGACGAGGAGCATGCGAGGGACATGGCCACGTCGGTTGCCCTGGTGACCCTGTGCGGCACTCTCGCCATCGCCGTACTTCCGTTGCTGCGCCAGCCGCTGGGTCTGGACCCCGTGCAGTTCGGCCGCTGGGTCGGAGCAGGTGTCCACGATGTCGGCCAGGTCGTGGCCACCGCGCAGACGGCGGGGCCGGGCGCGCTCGGGGAGGCCGTGATGGTCAAGCTGATCCGGGTGGCGATGCTCGCGCCACTGGTTGCCGGCGTGACGATCGCGCACCGGCGCCGTAGCGCACATGGCACCGGTGGCCGGACGCAGGCGCAGGCGGCGCGCCGCCCCGCTCCGGTGCCGCTGTTCGTGCTGGGGTTCCTGGCGATGACCGGACTGCGCAGCACCGGACTGGTACCGGCCGGCGCACTCGGGGCTGCCGACACCGTGCAACAACTCCTGCTTGCCGCAGCGCTGTTCGGGCTCGGCTGTGCGGTGCATCTGCCCTCGCTCGGGCGCTCGGGCGTCAGAACCGCCGTGCTCGGCCTGGCCTCCTGGGTGGTCGTGGCATCCGCCGCCTACGCGGGCGTACTGCTCACCACCTGA
- a CDS encoding UBP-type zinc finger domain-containing protein, producing the protein MSECQHVEELPRPEPTPLSDTCPECLAVGSHPVQLRLCLVCGHIGCCDSSPHQHATGHFKESGHAVMRSYEPGESWRWCFVDGSIV; encoded by the coding sequence ATGAGTGAGTGCCAGCATGTTGAAGAACTCCCCCGCCCCGAGCCGACACCGCTGAGCGACACCTGTCCGGAGTGTCTCGCGGTCGGCAGCCACCCCGTACAGCTGCGGCTGTGCCTGGTGTGCGGGCACATCGGCTGCTGCGACTCCTCACCCCACCAGCACGCGACCGGGCACTTCAAGGAGAGCGGACACGCGGTCATGCGCAGCTACGAGCCGGGAGAGAGCTGGCGGTGGTGCTTTGTCGACGGCTCGATCGTCTGA
- a CDS encoding MarR family winged helix-turn-helix transcriptional regulator has product MAADVPHQAAASRATDRPGDTSPFALGLLLRRAHWRAAAVMTEALRPFGVELRHFAVLIVLVNGGPTVQRDLATATGSDKAGIMRVVDDLERMGLAVRKGVPGDRRVRAVEITPQGVELFDAAHVAAEPLAQRLGAELGPGEAEQLTDLLTRFAHPADDEA; this is encoded by the coding sequence ATGGCCGCCGATGTTCCTCACCAAGCCGCCGCCTCTCGCGCGACCGACCGCCCCGGGGACACCTCGCCCTTCGCCCTCGGCCTGCTGCTGCGCCGGGCGCACTGGCGAGCGGCCGCGGTGATGACGGAGGCGCTCCGGCCGTTCGGTGTCGAGTTGCGGCATTTCGCTGTGCTGATCGTCCTGGTCAACGGCGGGCCCACGGTGCAGCGGGATCTGGCGACGGCGACGGGCTCCGACAAGGCGGGAATCATGCGGGTCGTCGACGACCTGGAGCGTATGGGGCTGGCCGTACGCAAGGGCGTTCCCGGGGACCGGCGGGTACGGGCGGTGGAGATCACCCCTCAGGGTGTCGAGCTCTTCGACGCGGCTCATGTGGCGGCGGAGCCGCTGGCTCAGCGCCTGGGTGCCGAACTGGGACCCGGCGAGGCCGAGCAGCTGACGGATCTGCTGACCCGGTTCGCCCATCCCGCGGACGACGAGGCGTAG
- a CDS encoding nitroreductase, which produces MDVYEAVTSRRAVRGFADREVPRGVLERALSVAAWSPSGSNLQPWHACVLTGRPLAEVKKRAGERLAAGDPWDEPECEQYPPTLKSPYRERRSAFGEQRYGALGIARQDLEARQRAASANWDCFGAPAALFCYIDRGMGAPQWADVGMYLQTVMLLLRAEGLHSCPQMAWAKFHRSVAEVVLPPDELMLFCGMSIGFEDVTVDHARTGRAPLDETVTFVDGR; this is translated from the coding sequence ATGGACGTCTACGAGGCGGTCACGAGCCGACGGGCGGTGCGCGGGTTCGCCGACCGGGAGGTCCCGAGAGGCGTGCTGGAGCGCGCTCTGTCCGTCGCGGCCTGGTCGCCGTCCGGATCGAACCTCCAGCCGTGGCACGCCTGCGTGCTGACCGGCCGTCCGCTGGCCGAGGTCAAGAAGCGCGCCGGCGAGCGCCTGGCCGCAGGCGACCCGTGGGACGAGCCGGAGTGCGAGCAGTACCCGCCCACGCTGAAGTCTCCGTATCGCGAGCGCCGGTCCGCCTTCGGTGAGCAGCGCTACGGCGCACTCGGCATCGCACGCCAGGACCTGGAGGCGCGCCAGCGGGCCGCTTCCGCGAACTGGGACTGCTTCGGGGCGCCCGCCGCCCTGTTCTGCTACATCGACCGCGGCATGGGCGCGCCCCAGTGGGCCGACGTCGGCATGTATCTGCAGACCGTCATGCTTCTGCTCCGCGCCGAAGGGCTGCATAGTTGCCCGCAGATGGCATGGGCGAAGTTCCACCGGAGCGTCGCGGAGGTCGTGTTACCCCCGGACGAGCTCATGCTCTTCTGCGGCATGTCGATCGGGTTCGAGGACGTCACGGTGGACCACGCCCGCACAGGCCGGGCGCCGCTCGACGAGACGGTCACGTTCGTCGACGGCCGCTGA
- a CDS encoding family 2B encapsulin nanocompartment shell protein: protein MSVGEEVRDTQAPPQQSLGTAAARNLATTTKSTPQMQEITSRWLLKMLPWVQVQGGTYRVNRRLSYSVGDGRVTFVQTGGQVRVIPAELGELPALRDYEDEAALAELAQRCTQREFEPGDVLATTGDAADRVFLLAHGRVEKIGTGPYGDETVLGVLADGAYFGDQALIEEDATWEYTARAATSCVALELTRSDVLNLAERADSLRDHLAALLAIPHQRTNKYGEAAIDLSAGHVGEALVPHTYVDYEGAPREYELSVAQTVLKVHSRVADLYNQPMNQTEQQLRLTVEALRERQEHELINNREFGLLNNCDYGQRLQPHDGVPGPDDMDELLSRRRGSKLFLAHPKAIAAFGRECNKRGLVPESVEVGGHHVPAWRGVPIFPSNKIPVSDARTTSIICMRTGETEQGVVGLQQSGIPDEIEPSLSVRFMGIDEQAIISYLVTAYYSAAVLVPDALGVLENVEVSRWR from the coding sequence ATGTCCGTTGGTGAAGAGGTTCGCGACACGCAGGCACCGCCGCAGCAGAGTCTGGGCACGGCAGCTGCGCGGAACCTCGCGACGACCACCAAGTCCACGCCGCAGATGCAGGAGATCACCTCCCGGTGGCTGTTGAAGATGCTGCCGTGGGTCCAGGTGCAGGGTGGTACGTATCGGGTGAACCGGCGGTTGAGCTACTCGGTCGGCGATGGACGTGTGACCTTCGTACAGACCGGCGGACAGGTCCGGGTCATCCCCGCCGAGCTCGGTGAACTGCCCGCCCTTCGGGACTACGAGGACGAGGCGGCGCTCGCCGAGCTTGCCCAGCGCTGTACCCAGCGGGAATTCGAGCCCGGCGATGTGCTCGCCACGACGGGCGACGCGGCCGACCGGGTGTTCCTGCTGGCGCACGGACGGGTCGAGAAGATCGGGACAGGGCCCTACGGGGACGAGACGGTGCTCGGTGTCCTCGCTGACGGGGCGTATTTCGGCGATCAGGCCCTCATCGAGGAGGACGCCACCTGGGAATACACCGCCCGCGCAGCCACCTCCTGTGTGGCCCTCGAGCTGACCAGGTCCGATGTGCTGAACCTGGCGGAGCGCGCCGACTCACTGCGCGACCATCTCGCCGCCCTGCTGGCGATTCCGCATCAGCGCACCAACAAGTACGGCGAAGCCGCCATCGACCTTTCGGCGGGGCATGTCGGCGAAGCCCTCGTACCGCACACCTACGTCGACTACGAGGGTGCGCCACGCGAGTACGAACTGAGCGTCGCCCAGACCGTGCTGAAGGTCCACAGCCGGGTCGCCGACCTCTACAACCAGCCGATGAACCAGACCGAGCAGCAGTTGCGGCTCACCGTCGAGGCGCTGCGCGAGCGCCAGGAGCACGAGCTGATCAACAACCGCGAGTTCGGGCTGCTCAACAACTGCGACTACGGACAACGCCTCCAGCCGCACGACGGGGTGCCCGGCCCCGACGACATGGACGAACTGCTGTCCCGCAGGCGGGGCTCGAAGCTCTTCCTGGCGCACCCCAAGGCCATCGCCGCATTCGGCCGTGAGTGCAACAAGCGCGGTCTGGTGCCGGAGAGCGTGGAGGTCGGCGGACATCACGTGCCCGCCTGGCGCGGCGTCCCGATCTTCCCGTCCAACAAGATCCCGGTCAGTGACGCCCGCACCACATCGATCATCTGCATGAGGACGGGCGAGACGGAGCAGGGAGTCGTCGGACTCCAGCAGAGCGGTATCCCCGACGAGATCGAGCCGAGCCTCTCGGTCCGATTCATGGGGATCGACGAGCAGGCGATCATCTCCTATCTGGTGACGGCGTACTACTCCGCCGCGGTACTGGTGCCCGACGCCCTGGGGGTACTGGAGAACGTCGAGGTCAGCCGCTGGCGGTGA
- a CDS encoding carboxymuconolactone decarboxylase family protein, translated as MTSAHHTVNDDVAETRKDRFERGMEVLGRVDGEGGRRVVDSLADISPELGHQVVAWAFGDIYDRPGLAPRDRQLVTLGMLTALGGCEPQLDVHINAALNVGLGTEEIVEALLHSAVYCGIPKALNATFVAKKVFAERGQLPDSDRPGPAQPGPAH; from the coding sequence ATGACCAGCGCACACCACACCGTGAACGACGACGTGGCGGAGACCCGCAAGGACCGTTTTGAGCGGGGCATGGAGGTGCTCGGCCGGGTGGACGGCGAGGGTGGCCGGCGGGTGGTCGATTCGCTCGCCGACATCTCGCCCGAGCTGGGACACCAGGTGGTCGCCTGGGCCTTCGGCGACATCTACGACCGGCCCGGACTCGCCCCCCGGGACCGGCAGTTGGTCACTCTCGGCATGCTCACCGCGCTGGGCGGCTGCGAACCCCAGCTCGACGTCCATATCAACGCCGCCCTCAACGTCGGTCTCGGTACCGAGGAGATCGTCGAGGCGCTGCTGCACTCCGCGGTCTACTGCGGCATCCCCAAGGCCCTGAACGCAACCTTCGTCGCCAAGAAGGTCTTCGCCGAACGCGGACAGCTGCCGGACAGCGACCGGCCCGGCCCGGCTCAGCCCGGCCCCGCGCACTGA
- a CDS encoding DUF2809 domain-containing protein, whose amino-acid sequence MGGRWWTGGAAVLTVAAGLGVRALTDGAFAKCAGDALYTVLVYLVVLLIAPRLTAVAAAGIALGFSWAVELLQIAGVPTALRPVLGSTFNAPDLFWYTVGAALCWSVSAAAASRRPAA is encoded by the coding sequence ATGGGCGGACGGTGGTGGACCGGCGGGGCCGCGGTGCTGACCGTCGCGGCGGGGCTGGGTGTGCGTGCTCTGACGGACGGCGCATTCGCCAAGTGCGCGGGGGACGCCCTCTACACCGTTCTGGTGTACCTGGTGGTGCTGCTGATCGCGCCCCGGCTGACGGCGGTGGCCGCGGCCGGTATCGCGCTCGGTTTCAGCTGGGCCGTGGAACTTCTGCAGATCGCCGGCGTTCCCACCGCGCTGCGGCCGGTGCTCGGCTCCACCTTCAACGCGCCCGACCTCTTCTGGTACACGGTGGGGGCGGCGCTCTGCTGGTCGGTGTCGGCAGCAGCAGCCTCGCGCCGACCAGCGGCGTGA
- a CDS encoding VOC family protein, with amino-acid sequence MDAPCTRLLVDRYAETFRFYRDVLPGLTGSELARGDESSGYASWDQDGRTVFALLERRFMSDVLGTGGLPDGEKAQDLFSVVLHIADRDALDAAVVRCTDAGGVVVAPARDRPQWGPTMRTAHLRDPDGHLLELQTY; translated from the coding sequence ATGGACGCGCCCTGCACACGCTTGCTCGTTGACCGATACGCCGAGACCTTCCGCTTCTACCGGGACGTGCTGCCGGGGCTCACGGGGTCCGAGCTGGCCCGTGGTGACGAGTCGTCCGGCTACGCCAGCTGGGATCAGGACGGCAGGACCGTCTTCGCTCTCCTCGAACGCCGTTTCATGAGCGATGTGCTCGGAACCGGCGGACTCCCCGACGGCGAGAAGGCGCAGGATCTCTTCTCGGTCGTTCTGCACATCGCCGATCGCGACGCCCTGGACGCAGCGGTCGTCCGGTGCACGGACGCGGGCGGCGTCGTCGTCGCGCCCGCCCGGGACCGGCCGCAGTGGGGTCCGACCATGCGGACCGCGCATCTGCGGGACCCCGACGGTCATCTGCTGGAGCTGCAGACCTACTGA
- a CDS encoding Rrf2 family transcriptional regulator: MRLTRFTDVALRVLMRLAVVEGGDPPTTREVAATMRVPYTHAAKIVARLQHLGLVEARRGRGGGLTLTGAGRSASVGALARELEGPGDVVECEGDTPCPLRSACVLRTALRDAQEAFYATLDPVTVGDLVASPTGPLLIGISGGRPAGS; the protein is encoded by the coding sequence ATGCGGCTGACCAGATTCACCGACGTGGCCCTGCGGGTGCTGATGCGCCTGGCCGTCGTGGAGGGCGGGGACCCGCCGACCACCCGGGAGGTGGCGGCGACCATGCGGGTGCCGTACACGCACGCGGCGAAGATCGTCGCCAGGCTTCAGCACCTCGGCCTGGTCGAGGCGCGCCGCGGCCGGGGCGGCGGACTCACCCTCACCGGAGCGGGCCGGTCCGCCTCGGTCGGCGCCCTGGCCCGGGAGCTGGAAGGGCCGGGGGATGTCGTCGAATGCGAGGGCGACACTCCCTGCCCGCTGCGCTCGGCCTGCGTCCTGCGCACCGCACTGCGCGATGCGCAGGAGGCGTTCTACGCGACGCTCGATCCGGTCACCGTCGGCGATCTCGTCGCCTCCCCCACCGGACCGCTGCTGATCGGCATCAGCGGCGGCCGCCCCGCCGGAAGCTGA